The genomic region AGGGATGTCGAGGGATGGTTGAGTGATGTAAAGGAAAGCAAGGGGGTTTAAACTTGGTGCAATCGCTTGAGAGCTTGAGAGTGACGAGGGGCCTGTGCGGCGCCGTCAAGGGCCGACCTGCGATGGGATGGGCCAACCTTTGAGGAAGGGCTAAGACATGTATCAGTATCACGAAACAACAAACAGCCCTGCGATTCCTGTGATACTTGCAACCTCTCTCGCCCCGAGCGGACGACTAATTCTCTTTGTTGGTACAAACCTTTGGGCTTTTGGGGTTCACGACTAAAGGTGGCCGTCGAGGTTCATAGGCAAAGGACGGTGCGtgcggcgacgcgccgaATTACCGGGGTACGGGTACGGGGTGACGGTGAACTGGTATGTGGGATAAAGGGGGTGGGGGAATGAGGGTCGAGCGTGTGCGTCGTTTAGGGCCGTAATGCTAGTCGTTACTGCTTGATCCTTGAGACTGGGTGTTGTATTTTGAGCAAGAGATGAGATAAGAGATGGATGTGTTGCGACGTTGCGACGGATGATAAAAAGTCGAACAAGGTGGAGAGAatgagagagtgaggaaCAGGGAGGCCTAGGGAGGGGCTTGCCACCATTACCTGGCCTAGTTTACGATCCCCACGCCTGGGTTGATGTTGGATGTACTGGTAATACAAAGTGTATGTGTATTACTGTATTACATCCAGAGGGTGGGTTAGGCAGTAAACCCAAGGTCGAAGCAAGGTACAGATTGAGTGGGCTGGGCTGCGGGATGTGGGCTGTGGGCTGTAGGCTGTGGGGTGGCTGGAACTTTGGATACCGTTTTGGACCTAGGGTGTCAACTTGACAATTGACCGCTCACCGTCCCGGATGTTGCAGCACCTACTTTTAGCGCGTGGTGAGCGTGTTTCCGGGTCTTGATGTTAGTCATCAAGTTTAATGCAAAGACCAACAATGTACAATACATATAGGATTTTTGGGTGAGAGTAGAGTTGTGTATCCAGATCCAACTACATATTGCCAGGCACAGCTCTAGACTCTGACTTCCTCTTACACATCTCAACCCAGCTGGACCCAGACCCAGACCCAGACCCAGACCCAGACCGAGACCCAAACCCAAACCCAAACCCAGCTCAACCGCCCATGCATGTCACTCAATCACGAATCACGCTCACAACTCTCGTTATCATCTCCTCAACACGCACATCACGACCTGACTTGTTCACATGACACGACAGATTACAGATCGCAACGCCTGGCGGGAAAACAAATCCGCATACCGCAAGGTCACTACCGTAACTTGCTTGACCCAGATCGCTGGATCGCATGCTCGAAGCGCTTTTTCATGTGCCAATCTACAGAGATCGCGGTGGGTTGAGGATGTTTACCCGCCTGGCCAGGCCCGGTCCCGGTGCGGTGCAGAGACGGTGCGGCTGGGGTGGCCAAGCGGTGCGGAAGTCGCCGGCAGACGCGGCAGATAAGGTGATAGAGTTACTGCTGGGAGACGGGCGGGGAGCGCCACTGTGCCTTGAAAGAAAACTGGCTGGTCACTGCGTGACCGTGACTGTCGGTGGCGCAGAGCCGACTGGCCAACGCCAACCACAAACGCGCGTCACGTCTTGAAGGGCTGGGCAAAGCGGACGACTGCAATTGACTTTGCCTTGGGccggggggggggggccTGGGTTACAGTAAAGATGTGACCGTGACGCGCCTGATCTTGGGCTGGCCACACTGCCATAAAGCACACTCAAGCTGGATAGAGCCTCCGAGACTGGTGATGAGCGTACGTACCCACGATGACTCTGGATGCGTCAAGAGCACATCGCCGACTCCAAGCAGGCAGGGGCAACTGGGTAACGGCAACCACGCCGTGACAGGGTGGGCAGCACGGCGTTGAGGAATGACGAGGATTAGTGACGCGCAGAGAAAACGGCAGAACTGCATCGCTGtgacgagcttggagcACTTCTAAGCTTGCAACcctcggccctcggcgGGTCTCTCGCGGGCGCCTCGCTTGTTGAGCCCCAGACGTTGCGAGGCAACCCTGCCTCGGTGATGTGTGACAAAGTCGAGCTTACTCTGCCCTTTGGATGCGGCCAAGCCTATAAGGGATAGTCCCTTGGCATCAGATGCATGCTGGTGAgcagcgagctcgacttGAGCGATAGCGACTGAGACTGAGACTACCAAAATGCAATGCAGCTGACGTCAACATTAATCAAGCCACCCCATGACGCGTCCCCATTTCAGAATTCAGATCAGGTACGATTGACAGACACATGGCCGCCACTCACCCCTACTAACATCCCCGTTCAAGCTAACTCGCTCACTCATTCAcatctcctcatccaccaACTCATTATGCTCGCATCCACTGCAGTCGCCCTCTTGGCGGCCGCCACCCCCGCCCTCGCATGGGGCGCTGCTGGTGAGTACCGTGCCACTGGTATTTGGAATGGATGGATCGAGCGCTGCCTCTGGCGTGACTGCCCTGTCGCCGTTTGGGCTGTTTGACCTCAACTCGCGTCTTACCTcactccttcctcctcgcaccACTCACCCTGGTATCCATCACGTTTTCCTCTGTGCGGTCCGCTCCGCTCACTGCTCGCACTCACTGACCTCAGGCCATGAGATCGTCGCTACCATCGCCCAGatccacctccacccagaAGTTCGCGACAAGCTCTGTGATATCCTCCCGCAGGCTGCGCATTGTCACCTCGCGCCAATCGCGGCTTGGGCCGACACGATCAGGCGCGGGTATCCCGGTACCGCTCAGATGCACTATGTTAACCGTGAGTCTTCGAGATGAATGTGGAGTGGTAGGCCGGATGGGCATCGCGACATATGTTGCcttgggcggcgcgcgctgctCCCTGCTGCTTCATTCTCAGATTGTCGTATTCGCGTCATGTCTGTTCGACTTTGCCCCGTTGGGCCCGCCTCGCTAACGCCAGCCAAGGGCGACCATCCGGGCGACACCTGCACCTATGGCGAGCAGGGTTGGATCAACGAGGACGTCAACGTCTTGACAGCCATCATGAACAAGACCGAGGAGGTCCGTAACGGTGGCGGGTAGGCCCTCTTCTAGACCGcactgacgccagtgaCATCCCTCtccgcttcctcgtccACTTCCTCGGAGACGTGCACCAGCCGCTGCACCTGACCGGTCGCGACCGGGGTGGAAACCAGGCCATGTTCCGCTTTGAGGGCCGCGTCCGCAACCTCCATTCGACTTGGGACTCTGGAATTATCCTGAAGAACATCCGCGAGCTGGGCAACTACACGGCCCCCGTGCCGAGCAAGCAGATCGAGAACGCGCTCCCGGGCGCCATCTTTGACCCGTACGTCCGCTGGATTGTGTGGGAGGGCATCCGCGAGTGGTGGCGTGATGACCTCGAGTCTTGGCTCGAGTGCcccgccgacggcgacccCTACCCGCACAGCGTGTACGGCGCGCCTCCCTCTCCGAAGCGCGGTGTCATTAGCTCTCTCCTCCATGGTGCCGGAAACGCCGCCTCGCACGCTGCCGAGTTCCTCGGTCCCCTGTCTTGGATCGGCGACTacatcctcgccgagggtgaCCACACTGGAAACCGCGACATCATGCTCGCCAACACTCCGCAGGCGCTCAAATTGGAGCACAGACAGTTCACTGGCCCCTCG from Cutaneotrichosporon cavernicola HIS019 DNA, chromosome: 2 harbors:
- a CDS encoding uncharacterized protein (S1/P1 Nuclease), translating into MLASTAVALLAAATPALAWGAAGHEIVATIAQIHLHPEVRDKLCDILPQAAHCHLAPIAAWADTIRRGYPGTAQMHYVNPKGDHPGDTCTYGEQGWINEDVNVLTAIMNKTEEVRNGGGDIPLRFLVHFLGDVHQPLHLTGRDRGGNQAMFRFEGRVRNLHSTWDSGIILKNIRELGNYTAPVPSKQIENALPGAIFDPYVRWIVWEGIREWWRDDLESWLECPADGDPYPHSVYGAPPSPKRGVISSLLHGAGNAASHAAEFLGPLSWIGDYILAEGDHTGNRDIMLANTPQALKLEHRQFTGPSCPYTWSKPIHAVNCEYAWPKEYNGTGPLIELDTPQYLGKIKDDKVIESLLAKGGLRLAKVLNEVIGEGKYPGLYVNYHDE